Within Primulina tabacum isolate GXHZ01 chromosome 5, ASM2559414v2, whole genome shotgun sequence, the genomic segment ctcatgataaattttatacaaaatcttaatatataattattataaatatcgtTATACAATGTATTTGCAGTAGCTTCAGAATTTCGCTCGGAAAATGTGCATCATTCaccaatatttttgaaaaagtgaAACATCCAAATTATAACACATGTCAAGAACAAAGAAGTCTAAAACGGACGGATTTGATACATATCGGAAAATTTCTTCTTTTCAACAAAATAACTAACTGAACTAACTTTACCGTACCATTTTGCGCTCGATATTTGAATAGCAGCTTAGTATACAAGTATTGTCCCCTCCTAGTATATCTCTATCAACTTTTGAGTTCATTCAGGACAAGGTAGGTGACCAAAATATAACACAGGCCTGTTTTGTGATAAGCTTTCATTCAAGCCTTCATTTTTCATTTCCAGAAAGCCAAGATTGGTCTGTCAAATTCGGATTTGGTACCCGATAAGCCTGACGTTATGTTTTCTACCCTTCGGAACCCTATCTATCATTGtcaaacaagaactcaaaaaTCAGAAACTTTCTAATGTAACtttgaaaaaatttaataaGTCGAGCATATTACCTTGTCAAGCAGTATGTATATCCTGAAAATCTTCTGGAGGTATCTCAATATTTTTATAGTTAGCAGCAGCAGTCTGCAGAATAAGCAGATGGATGTTTCAGGAGAAATTTGACCTAATAAACATTATGTAATTTTGCTTCAATTGTTTAAGAAGAGAAACCCCGAATCGAAAAATAACCATCTTTACATCCATTCCATAAAACTCTTCAATGGTCTAGTTCATCGATTAGTAACCACGAGATAACATGCAGGCAAGGATCATTTGATTGCTCAGATCTAGTATACAACAAAATTCATTATATGCATTTAGTTGGAAAAGAATATACCTCAGAGACAAGCCGATTCTTATAATATGAGCTCCACGGTTGAGGTTCCAAAATGAAAACACCACCCTGCCACAAGAATGCAAACAGTTCACAAATGAATTTTCAAGTAATATATATGAATAAAAAGCAGGTCAACACCAATAAGACAACTGAAATATAACTGTGTGCATGAAATACCGGTAGGAGAAGCGTCCAGACTCTCCTGAATAAAGTAATTAGCCCATCGTCACCCCAGTTCAGATGTATCCATTTGGTCACACTTAAACTAGTGACAGAATGAAAAAAAACTGATTAGCACATAAAGGAGGTAACTAAAACTTAATGTTAGCCGGAGAGAGAAAAGATTACACATTATTCAAACAGAAGATTTTTTCTGAATAACTTGAATCAATATGTGAGATATGCCTTTTTTTAGGGTTTGTATGTGCCATCTATCAGTTTGTTTAGGATTTCACTAGTCATATGAGGTCAGCAGAATCATAAGATTCAGAAAATCATATCGCCGTAGACAGAACGAGCTCCTACATATTACCAAAGAACTGCACTGTAGTATGTATTTGCAGGTGGGCGCGGGCGCCAACTCTGAACAACATTTCCTTTCTGAAAAGAAACTATCTTTAACAGATCTTTGTTCAATGCAGCTTCTGTCAGTGACTCACTTGCATGGTTCTTCAAGCCATTTACCAACCCAGCATCAGCTGATGTGTTATGAGTACTTGTCTTCACGACTTTCCTGAGAGTCCAATATGCATCCTGAACTCGATCTGGAATATAtgaattattgttattattccAGTCTAAAGATAACGTTCAAAAAAATTTGGTGGTTGCTGCAAAAAGAAAGGGGTGTGTAGAAAATTTGGTGCAAGATTAACACTTTTCCAAGTTTATCAACTATTAGTTTTCATGGCACATGCATTACGTTtgtttaaattaatattatgtaatatatttttattttaaaagtttttttagTGATGCTATTCTAAATTGTATTTAATTACTTataattctaacatgaaaaattagaaatGCAAACTCTTAATagatattgtttttttttatataaaaaaaacaatttatcCTTCGAATACATTATTATTTGAATACATATTTATATCATTTTTTGCAATCAAATAATACAATTTGGATACCTGCAAtcaaattgaaaaatatatatttaaaaaactcTTTACAAAAAGCCAAATCATAAGAGTTACGGATATGGTGGTTACAAAttttgaggatgataatgaatttttaaaaaaatgataaagataaggattaaaaaattatgttttgaCATCTTTGTCCTTTAACAAAAAAATGAATGTGTATTTTTCTAGGCTATATATGTAATTCGACATTAGTGTCACATTGACGGACCGATTCTGTTAGTATAGGTGCCTCAAgtttaatatatataacaatagatgatttaaaaaaaaaattaggtgCAAAAGAAAGGGGTGTGTAGAAAATCCACCGCGTAAAATTCGAGCATGGTACGAAATTCATTACTAAAATAGAAAGCAGAAGTTTCAAAGCTCCTAGACTCGTGTATTTGACATTTACATATGTTATTGACCTTTCAGCACTCAATGATTTACACTAAAACTTTGAAAATGTTACCTCCATCAATATCAACTCCAAGAATGCTCCTGCAGCCAAATGCTTTTGCTGTAGAAAAAGGATAGAAATCATGGACTCTTCACAGGCCATACAAGGTAAATTATTAGTAAACAATCAAACAGCACACTTAGGTTATGGGATAATTCACAATTGAGTACCAATAGCAATTGTGATCAACCCACTGTTACAGCCAATGTCAAGGCAATCCTTTCCCTCAAACCATTCACCCTTCATCACCTGTAATCTAGGATCTTTGTCCAAGTCCTGACCTACCTTGTAACACCATAG encodes:
- the LOC142545611 gene encoding LOW QUALITY PROTEIN: putative RNA methyltransferase At5g51130 (The sequence of the model RefSeq protein was modified relative to this genomic sequence to represent the inferred CDS: deleted 1 base in 1 codon) — protein: MVGENENNGNARYLKSRKRNNENEQNMEVKEAVTCSTPQESSKRRNKKEVAIFGNYRNYCGYRVGQDLDKDPRLQVMKGEWFEGKDCLDIGCNSGLITIAIAKAFGCRSILGVDIDGDRVQDAYWTLRKVVKTSTHNTSADAGLVNGLKNHASESLTEAALNKDLLKIVSFQKGNVVQSWRPRPPANTYYSAVLCLSVTKWIHLNWGDDGLITLFRRVWTLLLPGGVFILEPQPWSSYYKNRLVSETAAANYKNIEIPPEDFQDIILLDKIGFRRVENITSGLSGTKSEFDRPILAFWK